The Argopecten irradians isolate NY chromosome 16, Ai_NY, whole genome shotgun sequence genome window below encodes:
- the LOC138310327 gene encoding complement C1q-like protein 4, with product MIGKVAAIVLVGIIYAECAWSLNIPNYFPSAFRRASGGANTFIAFSAGLTNGTESHVATNVTYDKVFVNAGNGYNSNTGVFTAPLAGTYVFMFHSLSQTNQQLWLDLYKNSNYVVTGHAHAVHDYASSSNAVVLTLDQGDALYIRARGDNYVYGQPDEIYCTFSGFILFASSD from the exons ATGATTGGGAAGGTAGCAGCCATCGTACTGGTAGGGATAATATATGCTGAATGCGCATGGTCGCTAA ACATCCCGAACTATTTCCCGTCCGCTTTCCGGAGAGCGTCTGGGGGTGCTAACACATTCATCGCTTTCTCTGCTGGGCTTACCAATGGTACCGAATCACATGTGGCCACCAACGTAACGTATGACAAAGTGTTCGTGAACGCTGGCAACGGATACAACAGTAACACAGGGGTGTTCACAGCTCCACTAG CTGGGACGTACGTGTTTATGTTCCATTCCCTCTCCCAGACCAATCAGCAGCTCTGGCTGGACCTTTATAAAAACAGTAACTACGTAGTTACCGGACATGCGCACGCAGTACATGACTATGCTTCCTCCTCCAACGCTGTCGTTCTAACCCTTGATCAAG GTGACGCTTTATACATCCgtgcaaggggagataactacgtGTATGGTCAGCCAGATGAAATATATTGTACTTTCAGtggatttattttgtttgccTCAAGCGATTAA
- the LOC138310326 gene encoding B-cell receptor CD22-like, with product MTNLQDTGDHCRKRMMQQINGQHVLSFILMVVINIPLASCNDVPMVNIPEPYYSTTSGLPITLACIITSNPFQTDVTWEKLVDNVYQYVSIATNIRYSGGTRNVPSFFIGRTLTTDSGKYRCKVTNDVGVTVSGTTQLKIFGILPAVSTIQTSYITTAGGSITLVCDVSADPFQTSVTWEKLVGNLYQPVSIGVNDRYSGGTPELPPLVITDADTSDSGTYRCSVTNPIGTTSSETTQLTVNKGEAADRSDLFDDPLVPLSIGFLATLAIVLIILLITWFVCRCSGRKLSFRSRKQNHSVDLSEKTASSPPSKDGAKSKAKALPKGKGKVKRNETNNLSTTAGNEPSGLSSTLSSADYSYIDGGSSAVTDRGATKHKSKHDIPVPIYVNVISNPNVHRRNETVINTDLPSRPSGQQPLYVNTDDTT from the exons ATGACCAACCTACAAGATACTGGTGACCATTGTAGAAAACGTATGATGCAACAAATAAACGGTCAACATGTGCTCTCCTTTATTTTAATGGTTGTCATCAATATCCCACTGGCATCGTGTAACG ATGTTCCAATGGTGAATATTCCCGAGCCATACTACTCCACAACTTCAGGTCTACCCATAACTCTCGCTTGTATCATAACATCTAACCCCTTCCAGACAGACGTTACATGGGAGAAGCTTGTTGACAATGTGTATCAGTATGTTTCTATCGCCACCAACATTAGATATAGCGGAGGAACCAGAAACGTACCATCCTTCTTTATCGGCCGGACTCTTACGACTGACAGCGGGAAATACAGGTGTAAAGTTACAAATGATGTCGGGGTTACAGTCAGTGGAACAACTCAGCTTAAAATTTTCGGAA ttttaccCGCTGTGTCTACTATCCAGACATCCTATATAACGACAGCCGGGGGTTCTATCACCCTTGTATGTGACGTCTCCGCAGATCCATTTCAGACCAGCGTGACCTGGGAGAAACTTGTCGGTAACTTGTATCAGCCAGTGTCAATAGGTGTCAACGACAGGTATAGTGGAGGCACTCccgagttacctccccttgtcaTTACAGACGCCGACACGTCCGACAGTGGGACATACAGATGTAGTGTAACCAACCCTATAGGGACTACGAGTAGTGAAACAACCCAGCTGACGGTCAATAAAG GTGAGGCTGCGGACCGCTCGGACCTGTTTGACGATCCTTTGGTACCTCTTTCTATAGGTTTTCTAGCCACGCTTGCAATTGTGCTCATTATTCTATTGATCACTTGGTTCGTGTGCAG ATGTTCTGGACGTAAGTTGTCGTTTCGATCACGCAAACAGAATCATTCAGTTGACCTGTCTGAAAAGACTGCTTCCTCCCCACCTTCAAAAG ATGGTGCTAAGAGTAAAGCTAAAGCATTGCcgaaaggaaaaggaaaagtaAAACGTAACGAAACAAACAATTTGTCCACAACTGCAGGAAATGAACCCTCCGGACTGTCTTCAACTCTATCTTCTGCAGACTATTCCTACATCGATGGTGGTTCTTCAGCCGTCACTGATCGTGGTGCTACCAAACACAAATCGAAACATGACATTCCAGTACCAATATATGTCAATGTTATATCTAACCCTAACGTTCATCGACGAAATGAAACAGTTATCAACACAGACCTACCGTCCCGACCCTCGGGACAGCAGCCATTGTATGTTAATACTGATGATACCACGTGA